Proteins encoded within one genomic window of Anopheles gambiae chromosome 3, idAnoGambNW_F1_1, whole genome shotgun sequence:
- the LOC1277939 gene encoding tyrosine-protein kinase Dnt, with translation MTNLCVYVGLLLSLLVAAGEAHLNLFLNVIEVQRLLGLSAEIYYIREGQVNAYALHFTVPVPAHLEEISFSWQSLADRPLPYRIHIDAPDPEALPKPSMNISTQGEIPEHIETFAIGLRCSGIVSAEVEVTITIEITLDPLTGNTTELLFRRKKICLMSEHPDVNQPDPYLLENASNGQNGLITIIIGGILAILFVSIFIMIAYCVRGSFNRKPHHAQPIRTSSFQRLQTHAPSAPSSIVSPPSIAPTIATLSRNRIYANAEPEELQRRISELTVQRCRVRLSSLLQEGTFGRVYRGSYNDSQEVLVKTVGPHASQVQVSLLLHEGMSLYGAQHPGILSVLGVSIDDHTAPFLLYLAPENTRNLKIFLQEPVARTLTTIQIVKIQLQLAQALGHLHSHGVIHKDIAARNCVIDDQLRVKLADNSLSRDLFPGDYYCLGDSENRPIKWLALESIQFKQFSESSDTWAFGVLMWELCTLARQPYAEVDPFEMEHYLRDGYRLSQPINCPDELFAIMAYCWTMMPMERPSFEQLQICLQDFYAQLTRYV, from the exons GACTGAGTGCCGAGATCTATTACATCCGCGAAGGTCAGGTGAATGCGTACGCCCTACACTTTACCGTACCGGTGCCGGCCCACCTGGAGGAGATCTCGTTTTCCTGGCAAAGTCTGGCGGACCGACCGCTGCCCTACCGGATCCACATCGACGCGCCCGATCCGGAAGCCCTGCCCAAGCCATCGATGAACATCTCCACGCAGGGTGAAATCCCCGAGCACATCGAAACGTTCGCCATCGGGTTAAGGTGCAGTGGCATCGTATCGGCCGAGGTGGAAGTAACCATTACGATCGAGATCACGCTGGACCCTCTGACGGGCAATACCACCGAGCTGCTGTTCCGTCGCAAGAAGATCTGTCTCATGAG CGAACATCCCGATGTTAATCAACCCGATCCTTATCTGCTGGAGAACGCCTCGAACGGGCAGAACGGGCTGATCACGATCATTATCGGTGGCATACTGGCGATCCTGTTTGTGTCCATCTTCATCATGATAGCGTACTGTGTGCGAGGATCCTTCAACCGGAAGCCCCATCACGCCCAACCGATCCGTACGTCCAGCTTCCAGCGCCTGCAGACTCACGCCCCGTCTGCACCATCCTCGATCGTATCACCACCCTCGATCGCTCCGACCATTGCGACCCTGTCACGCAACCGCATCTACGCCAATGCCGAACCGGAAGAGCTACAGCGTCGCATCTCGGAACTCACCGTACAACGGTGTCGTGTGCGTCTTTCGAGCCTACTTCAGGAGGGAACATTCGGACGGGTGTACCGCGGAAGCTACAACGACAGCCAGGAGGTGTTGGTGAAGACGGTTGGACCACACGCATCGCAGGTGCAAGTCTCGCTGCTGCTACACGAAGGCATGAGCCTGTACGGTGCCCAACATCCGGGCATTCTTTCCGTGCTGGGTGTATCGATCGACGACCATACCGCACCGTTCCTGCTCTATCTGGCACCGGAGAACACACGCAACTTGAAGATCTTCCTGCAGGAACCGGTAGCACGCACGCTTACTACGATCCAGATCGTTAAGATACAGCTCCAGCTCGCTCAGGCTCTCGGTCATCTGCACAGTCACGGTGTGATTCACAAGGATATTGCGGCACGAAACTGCGT GATTGACGATCAGTTGCGCGTGAAGCTGGCAGACAACTCACTGTCGCGTGATCTCTTCCCCGGTGACTACTACTGTCTGGGTGATAGTGAAAACCGTCCGATCAAGTGGCTGGCGCTCGAGTCGATCCAGTTCAAGCAGTTCAGTGAATCGTCCGACACCTGGGCGTTCGGTGTGCTTATGTGGGAGCTGTGCACACTTGCCCGACAGCCTTACGCGGAG GTTGATCCATTCGAGATGGAGCACTATCTCCGCGATGGCTACCGGTTATCGCAACCCATCAACTGTCCAGATGAGCT GTTCGCAATAATGGCCTACTGCTGGACGATGATGCCGATGGAGCGACCGTCGTTCGAGCAGCTCCAAATCTGCCTGCAGGACTTCTACGCCCAGCTGACGCGCTACGTCTAG